A stretch of the Thiomicrorhabdus indica genome encodes the following:
- the rpmC gene encoding 50S ribosomal protein L29, whose amino-acid sequence MTAKELNEKSVDELREELINLRKEQFNLRMQNATGQLSNSAQIKKVRRTIARVKTIIRQKVSK is encoded by the coding sequence ATGACAGCGAAAGAATTAAATGAAAAGTCAGTAGATGAATTGCGTGAAGAGTTAATCAATCTTCGCAAAGAGCAGTTTAATCTTAGAATGCAAAATGCGACTGGCCAGTTGTCTAACTCTGCGCAAATTAAAAAGGTACGTCGTACTATTGCGCGAGTAAAGACCATCATTCGTCAAAAGGTGAGTAAATAA
- the rplR gene encoding 50S ribosomal protein L18 yields MDKKSARLRRAKKTRSKIAELKMPRLSVHRTAQHIYAQLISAENGSVIASSSTVQADVKKEINNGSNKSAAAAVGKAIAEKAKAAGITSVAFDRSGFKYHGRIQQLAESARENGLEF; encoded by the coding sequence ATGGATAAGAAATCAGCCCGTCTTCGTAGAGCTAAGAAAACTCGTTCAAAAATTGCAGAATTAAAAATGCCACGTTTGAGTGTACACCGTACTGCTCAACATATTTACGCACAATTAATTTCAGCAGAAAATGGCAGTGTTATCGCTTCTAGCTCTACTGTACAAGCGGATGTAAAAAAAGAAATTAATAACGGTTCTAATAAGTCAGCAGCAGCAGCTGTTGGTAAAGCAATTGCTGAAAAAGCAAAAGCAGCCGGTATTACTTCAGTAGCTTTCGATCGTTCAGGTTTTAAATACCACGGTCGTATTCAACAACTAGCTGAATCAGCCCGTGAAAACGGTCTTGAATTTTAA
- the rpsC gene encoding 30S ribosomal protein S3, which produces MGQKVNPIGIRLGITRDWNARWYADSKNYSDFLISDIQIREELNKKLAHASVSNIKIERVANGIRITIHTARPGVVIGKKGEDIEKLKAQLSAMTGMPVNINIEEIKKPELDAKLVGESIAQQLEKRIQFRRAMKRAVGNAMRLGAEGIKVTVSGRLNGADIARAEWYREGRVPLHTFRADIDYATYEADTTYGKIGVKVWIFKGEKLGKLALENNNDSKGKKGRK; this is translated from the coding sequence ATGGGTCAAAAAGTCAATCCTATTGGGATTCGTCTAGGTATCACTAGAGACTGGAATGCTCGTTGGTATGCAGATAGCAAAAACTATTCTGATTTCCTAATCAGCGACATCCAAATTCGTGAAGAATTAAATAAAAAGTTGGCACATGCTTCTGTTTCGAATATCAAAATCGAACGTGTTGCTAACGGTATTCGTATCACCATTCATACTGCACGCCCTGGTGTTGTAATCGGTAAGAAAGGTGAAGATATTGAAAAGCTAAAAGCACAACTTTCAGCTATGACTGGTATGCCAGTTAACATCAATATTGAAGAAATTAAAAAACCTGAGCTAGATGCTAAGTTGGTTGGTGAATCAATTGCTCAACAGCTAGAGAAGCGTATCCAATTCCGTCGTGCTATGAAGCGTGCGGTAGGTAACGCAATGCGTCTTGGTGCTGAAGGTATCAAGGTTACGGTTTCTGGTCGTTTGAATGGTGCGGATATCGCACGTGCAGAATGGTATCGTGAAGGTCGTGTACCTCTACATACTTTCCGTGCTGACATTGATTATGCAACTTATGAAGCTGATACTACTTACGGTAAGATCGGTGTTAAGGTTTGGATTTTCAAAGGCGAGAAGCTAGGAAAGCTTGCACTAGAAAATAACAATGATTCTAAGGGCAAGAAAGGCCGTAAATAA
- the rplN gene encoding 50S ribosomal protein L14 — translation MIQMQTVLDVADNSGARRVQCIKVLGGSHRRYAAIGDVIKVSVKEAAPRGKVKKGDVYNAVVVRTAKGVRRQDGSLIKFDGNAAVILNAKHEPIGTRIFGPVTRELRNDKFMKIVSLAPEVL, via the coding sequence ATGATTCAGATGCAAACAGTGCTTGATGTTGCAGACAACAGCGGAGCACGCCGCGTCCAATGTATTAAAGTATTAGGCGGATCTCACCGTCGTTATGCTGCCATTGGCGATGTAATTAAAGTGAGTGTCAAAGAAGCGGCACCACGCGGCAAAGTGAAGAAAGGTGATGTTTACAATGCGGTAGTCGTTCGTACTGCTAAAGGTGTAAGACGTCAAGATGGTTCATTGATTAAGTTTGATGGCAATGCTGCAGTTATTCTTAACGCAAAGCATGAACCTATTGGTACACGTATCTTCGGCCCAGTAACTCGTGAGCTTCGTAACGATAAATTTATGAAAATCGTTTCACTAGCTCCTGAAGTACTATAA
- the rplF gene encoding 50S ribosomal protein L6: MSRIGKAPVNVPAGVEVSVNGSDVTVKGSKATITKSFNSGVEVTVADNQVTCAPKEGVANGWAQTGTVRSIINNMVVGVTDGFEKRLQLVGVGYRAAAQGKVLNLTLGFSHPVEHAIPEGITIETPTQTEIVVKGADKQVVGQVAAEIRGYRPPEPYKGKGVKYADERILRKEAKKK; encoded by the coding sequence ATGTCACGTATTGGTAAGGCTCCTGTGAATGTACCAGCTGGCGTTGAAGTCAGTGTTAACGGTTCAGATGTAACTGTTAAAGGTTCAAAAGCCACAATCACAAAAAGCTTCAACTCTGGAGTTGAAGTAACTGTTGCTGACAACCAAGTAACTTGTGCACCTAAAGAAGGTGTTGCAAATGGTTGGGCACAAACAGGTACTGTTCGTTCTATTATCAATAATATGGTAGTTGGCGTAACAGATGGTTTTGAAAAACGCTTACAACTAGTAGGTGTTGGTTATCGTGCGGCAGCTCAAGGTAAAGTATTGAACCTAACTTTAGGTTTCTCACACCCTGTTGAGCATGCTATTCCTGAAGGGATTACGATTGAAACACCAACACAGACTGAGATTGTTGTGAAAGGTGCTGATAAGCAAGTAGTTGGTCAAGTTGCTGCGGAAATCCGTGGTTACCGCCCTCCTGAACCTTATAAAGGTAAAGGTGTTAAGTATGCTGATGAGCGCATTTTACGTAAAGAAGCTAAGAAGAAATAA
- the rplP gene encoding 50S ribosomal protein L16, which yields MLMPKRTKFRKVQKGRNRGLAQVGNKVSFGDYGLKALERGRMTSRQIEAGRRVMTRHVKRGAKIWIRVFPDKPITNKPLEVRMGKGKGSVEYWVAQIQPGRILFEMQGVDEKLAREAFELAAAKLPFKTQVVTRTVM from the coding sequence ATGTTAATGCCTAAGCGTACAAAATTTAGAAAAGTACAAAAAGGTCGTAACCGTGGTCTAGCGCAAGTTGGAAACAAAGTTAGCTTTGGTGATTACGGTCTTAAAGCCTTAGAGCGTGGTCGTATGACTTCACGCCAAATCGAAGCTGGTCGTCGTGTTATGACTCGTCATGTAAAGCGTGGAGCTAAAATCTGGATTCGCGTATTTCCTGACAAACCAATTACTAATAAACCACTTGAAGTTCGTATGGGTAAAGGTAAAGGTTCAGTTGAGTACTGGGTTGCTCAAATCCAACCTGGCCGTATCCTATTTGAAATGCAAGGTGTTGATGAAAAGCTAGCACGAGAAGCCTTTGAGCTTGCTGCTGCTAAGCTTCCTTTCAAAACACAAGTTGTAACTAGAACGGTGATGTAA
- the rpsS gene encoding 30S ribosomal protein S19, giving the protein MPRSVKKGPFVDLHLIKKVEEAQESGNKRPIKTWSRRSMILPEMIGLTIAVHNGKEHIPVYVTENMVGHKLGEFSMTRTYRGHAADKKAKR; this is encoded by the coding sequence ATGCCACGTTCAGTTAAAAAAGGCCCTTTTGTTGACCTTCACTTGATCAAAAAAGTGGAAGAGGCACAAGAATCTGGTAACAAACGTCCAATTAAAACATGGTCAAGACGTTCTATGATCTTGCCTGAAATGATTGGATTAACAATCGCTGTTCATAATGGTAAAGAGCATATTCCAGTTTACGTTACTGAGAATATGGTTGGCCATAAACTAGGCGAATTTTCAATGACTCGTACTTATCGCGGCCATGCCGCGGATAAGAAAGCTAAACGTTAA
- the rpsQ gene encoding 30S ribosomal protein S17, whose amino-acid sequence MTDQAKKARTMQGEVVSNKMNDSIVVRINRFIKHPKYKKFVKKSTKIMAHDAGNTAGIGDTVTIQETTPMSKSKSWTLINIDEKAKI is encoded by the coding sequence ATGACGGATCAAGCAAAAAAAGCACGTACTATGCAGGGTGAAGTTGTTTCAAACAAAATGAATGACTCAATTGTTGTTCGCATCAATCGTTTCATCAAACACCCTAAATATAAAAAATTCGTTAAGAAGTCAACGAAGATCATGGCTCATGATGCGGGTAATACTGCTGGAATTGGAGATACGGTTACTATTCAAGAAACTACTCCAATGTCTAAATCAAAATCATGGACTTTGATTAATATCGACGAAAAAGCGAAGATTTAA
- the rplV gene encoding 50S ribosomal protein L22: protein MQVSATHKFARISPQKARLVADLIRGKDVEQAVNILQFSDKKAAALIKKILNSAIANAENNNGMDIDELQVTAAFVNEGPIMKRMRARAKGRGNRILKRTSHITVTVGEK, encoded by the coding sequence ATGCAAGTTAGTGCAACTCATAAATTTGCTCGTATCTCTCCACAGAAAGCACGTTTAGTTGCTGATCTTATTCGTGGGAAAGATGTTGAGCAAGCTGTAAATATTTTGCAGTTCAGCGATAAAAAAGCTGCCGCTTTGATTAAGAAAATTCTTAACTCTGCGATTGCTAATGCTGAAAACAACAACGGTATGGACATTGATGAGCTACAGGTAACTGCAGCTTTCGTAAATGAAGGACCAATCATGAAGCGCATGCGTGCTCGTGCAAAAGGTCGCGGTAACCGTATCTTAAAACGCACCAGTCACATTACCGTGACTGTTGGCGAAAAGTAA
- the rplX gene encoding 50S ribosomal protein L24, which produces MNRLRKGDEVIVITGKDKGKRGSISSVQANGKVLVDGINLVKKHTRPNPMTGAQGGIVSKEMPIDASNVALVNPETNKADKVGFKVDGDTKIRVFKSTGKAIDA; this is translated from the coding sequence ATGAATCGTTTAAGAAAAGGTGACGAGGTTATCGTTATTACCGGTAAGGACAAAGGAAAGCGTGGATCGATTTCTTCTGTTCAAGCAAATGGTAAAGTTTTAGTCGATGGTATTAACCTAGTTAAGAAACACACACGCCCAAACCCTATGACAGGTGCACAAGGTGGAATCGTTTCTAAAGAAATGCCTATTGATGCCTCTAATGTGGCGCTAGTTAATCCTGAAACAAATAAAGCTGACAAAGTTGGTTTTAAAGTTGATGGTGATACTAAGATTCGCGTTTTTAAATCTACTGGTAAAGCGATTGACGCTTAA
- the rplE gene encoding 50S ribosomal protein L5 encodes MARLQKYYKDQVIQKLVDQFGYKSSMQAPKITKITVNMGVGDAIADKKVLDNAVADMEAITGQKAVKTLARKSVASFKVRDGYPLGCKVTLRGEKMYEFLDRLINIALPRVRDFQGVNPKAFDGRGNYNLGLKEQIIFPEIEFEKVDKIRGMDINFATTAQTNDEAKALLEAFNFPFKK; translated from the coding sequence ATGGCAAGATTACAAAAATATTATAAAGATCAAGTTATCCAAAAGCTTGTGGATCAATTTGGTTATAAGTCTTCAATGCAGGCTCCAAAGATTACCAAGATCACTGTGAATATGGGTGTTGGTGATGCAATCGCAGACAAGAAAGTTCTTGATAATGCTGTTGCAGATATGGAAGCAATTACTGGTCAAAAAGCAGTAAAAACACTTGCTCGTAAATCAGTAGCTAGCTTTAAGGTTCGAGATGGTTATCCATTGGGCTGTAAAGTAACTCTACGTGGCGAGAAAATGTATGAGTTTCTAGACCGTCTAATTAACATTGCATTACCACGTGTTCGTGACTTCCAAGGTGTAAACCCGAAGGCATTTGATGGACGTGGTAACTACAATTTGGGCCTTAAAGAGCAAATCATCTTCCCTGAGATTGAGTTTGAGAAGGTTGATAAAATCCGAGGTATGGATATCAACTTTGCTACAACTGCTCAGACGAATGATGAAGCAAAAGCTCTTTTAGAAGCCTTTAATTTCCCATTTAAGAAATAA
- the rpsH gene encoding 30S ribosomal protein S8, whose protein sequence is MSMSDPIADMLTRIRNGQMAGHTNVVMPSSKMKAAVAQVLNDEGYIAAYSVNDNNGKAELSVDLKYFDGKPVIEMVKRVSRPGLRVYKNKDELPNVIGGLGIAVISTSKGVMTDRQARDAGIGGEVVCYVA, encoded by the coding sequence ATGAGCATGTCTGATCCAATCGCTGATATGTTAACGCGTATTCGTAACGGCCAAATGGCTGGACATACGAATGTTGTAATGCCATCTTCAAAAATGAAAGCAGCAGTTGCTCAAGTTTTGAATGATGAAGGTTATATCGCTGCATACAGTGTAAATGACAATAATGGCAAGGCTGAATTATCAGTAGATCTAAAATACTTTGATGGAAAGCCTGTTATTGAAATGGTTAAACGTGTAAGTCGTCCAGGCCTACGTGTTTATAAGAATAAAGATGAACTACCGAATGTAATTGGTGGTTTAGGTATTGCAGTAATTTCAACTTCAAAAGGTGTAATGACTGATCGTCAAGCGCGTGACGCTGGCATCGGTGGTGAAGTTGTTTGTTACGTTGCATAA
- the rpsN gene encoding 30S ribosomal protein S14, with amino-acid sequence MAKLSMIARDKKRAKTVAKFAEKRKALKAASVDMSLSFEERMEAMEKLQKLPRNASPVRQQRRCRVTGRPHAVYRKFGLSRNMLRQAAMNGDVPGLRKASW; translated from the coding sequence ATGGCTAAGTTATCAATGATTGCACGTGATAAAAAACGTGCAAAAACAGTAGCAAAGTTTGCTGAAAAACGTAAAGCGTTAAAAGCAGCCTCAGTTGATATGAGCTTGTCTTTTGAAGAGCGCATGGAAGCGATGGAAAAGTTACAAAAACTTCCACGTAACGCTTCTCCAGTACGTCAACAACGTCGTTGTCGTGTTACTGGGCGTCCTCATGCAGTATACAGAAAGTTTGGTCTGTCACGTAACATGCTTCGTCAAGCGGCGATGAATGGTGATGTTCCAGGATTAAGAAAAGCAAGTTGGTAA
- the rplB gene encoding 50S ribosomal protein L2 — MAIIRKSKPTSAGRRFVVSVVEPKLHKGKPHAALLEKKSKSGGRNNNGRITVRHTGGGHKQHYRLVDFKRNKTGVPATVERLEYDPNRTAHIALLKYADGERAYILAPKGIEAGAVVESGDHVSIKVGNTLPLRNIPVGTIVHNVEMRPGKGGQIARSAGASVSIAGRDGQYVLVKLRSGEMRKILAECKATIGEVGNSEHSLRKLGKAGATRWRGIRPTVRGVAMNPVDHPHGGGEGRTSGGRNPVTPWGVPTKGKKTRSNKRTDNMIVRHRNKK, encoded by the coding sequence ATGGCAATTATTAGAAAGTCCAAACCAACTTCTGCTGGTCGTCGCTTTGTTGTAAGCGTTGTTGAGCCTAAGCTTCATAAAGGTAAGCCACACGCTGCACTACTAGAAAAGAAATCTAAATCTGGTGGTCGTAACAACAATGGTCGTATTACAGTGCGTCATACCGGTGGTGGTCATAAACAGCATTATCGTCTAGTTGATTTCAAACGTAACAAAACTGGCGTTCCAGCAACTGTAGAACGTTTGGAATATGATCCAAACCGTACAGCACACATCGCTTTGTTGAAATATGCCGATGGTGAACGCGCTTATATCCTTGCTCCAAAGGGTATTGAAGCAGGTGCTGTTGTTGAATCAGGTGATCATGTATCGATTAAAGTGGGTAACACTTTACCGTTACGCAACATTCCGGTAGGTACTATTGTCCATAATGTAGAAATGCGTCCTGGTAAAGGTGGACAAATTGCTCGTTCTGCAGGTGCATCAGTTTCTATTGCTGGGCGTGATGGTCAATACGTACTAGTTAAGCTTCGTTCTGGTGAGATGCGTAAAATCCTTGCTGAATGTAAAGCAACTATCGGTGAAGTTGGTAACTCAGAGCATAGTCTTCGTAAGCTAGGTAAAGCTGGTGCTACACGTTGGCGTGGTATTCGTCCTACTGTTCGCGGTGTCGCTATGAACCCGGTAGATCACCCACACGGTGGTGGTGAAGGACGTACTTCTGGTGGTCGTAACCCTGTTACGCCATGGGGTGTTCCGACGAAAGGTAAGAAGACTCGCAGTAATAAGCGTACGGACAATATGATTGTTCGTCACCGTAACAAGAAATAA